The genomic interval TATGCCGGAATCGGGGACCCCGATGTCATGGCGCCGCCGCGGGACGCGGGAGACGATGCGCTCGGGGTCCAATTCGGGGTCACGATTCCGCTCTGGCCTGGGAAAAATAAGGGTCGCGTGGAAAAAGCGAAGGCGGAGTTGGCGGCTTCTCAGGCCGCCAAATCGGCCCGGATAAATGACAGCTTCGCCCATATTCGCGCAACCTATTTTCGTCTGCAGAACGCGGCCAGGATCATCGGCTTGTATGAGAAAGACCTGCTCCCCCAGGCCGCCAAGTCGATGTCGCTCGCCGAAACCTGGTTTCAGGAGGGGGAATCGAGTTTTTCGGATTTTGTGGAAACCCAGTCCGTTTGGTACAATTTCCAATTGGCGCTGGTCAGAGCCCAAGCCGATTACGGCAAATATCTGGCCCGCCTGGAGCGCCTGGCCGGCCAATCCCTGACAGGCGCGGATTTGTCGGAGCGTACCGACCGGAAGGAGGCAAAATGAATCGTAAATCTTTTTTCATCGGAATGGGAATGAGTTGGGTACTTATTGCCGCGCAGGCCCACGGCGGCTATCGCGACATGAAAAAGGAGCTGGAATCCTATGCCCCGCCAGCGTATTTGATGCCGCACGCGCAACCTGCGCCCCATCCCACCGTCGCCCGGGTGAATCATCGAGCGGCATTCGAGACGGAAAAAAAGCGCATCGAAGCCCTTGCAGCCGGCTGGGAAAAAACGCTGGGCATGCCTGAGGACACCCATTTTTACCGACCGGCCCTGAATTTGCCGGAAAGCTTCAGACAAACGGCCAAAGACGAACAGGCAACTGCCAAAGCGCTTGCCTCGGGCATTTCACTCGATGCCCTGGAAGCGTTTACGGTGTTACGCAACCCAGGGGTCAAATCCGCCGAGAACCAGTTCCGGGCCGCCATCGAGGCGTTCGGGCAGGTATCGAATCTGGATGAAATCTTGAGAACCTACAGCGTTTATACGGAATCGCTTTCTCAGGCCGTCGGCCCCATGAAGGGCAATGGAAAGGATACCGTCAAACCCAATTTCCCATTCCCGGGCCTGCTTTCCCTCAAGGGCGAGGTGGTGAACCAGGCCGTCTCCGCAGCCCGGCAATCGCTGGAAGCCGCGGCCCGGGATGCCGTCACCGCTGCCAGGAAAACTTATTGGAACCTGCTGTTTAACCGGAAGGCGCAACAGATTACCCGTGAGACCCTGTCGCTGTTAAGCGACCTGGAATCGGTCGCCGCCATTCGATACGAGGCCGGCAAAACCAGCTATCAGGATGTGATCAAGGTGCGTATCCAGAAAGAAAAACTGGCTGAAGAATTGGTCACGCTGAAGGAAACTCAAAAAAACCTGGAACTGAAAGTGCTCGAGCTTTTAGACCTAAGGCCTGCCAACCGGGTGGGCGCGTTTGCCTCAACGACGCTCCCCTTCACGATTCCGGCGCTTTTCCCCCTCTATGATCAGGCGCTCAAACATCGTCAGGAGCTTTGCCGGTTGCGCGCCATGGTGGGCAAGACCGAGCGAATGATAGAAATGGCGGAAACGATGATACTGCCGCCGTACACGCTTAATTTTTCCTTATATGACGATGAGCCCGGCCTCCAGGTGGGCAGTTCGGCCACAAAGCCCGCCTTTTCCACGACGCTGATGGCGACACGGGGCGTCGGGCTGCCGATGACGCCCTGGTACGGGTCTGATGATGCCTACCTTCGCCAGACGCGTAAAAAGCTGGCGTCCATGCGGGACGATCTGAAAAAGGCCGAGACCGAAACCATCACCATGGTCCGAAACGCCTGGTTCGATCTTGACAGGGCCAAA from Desulfobacterales bacterium carries:
- a CDS encoding TolC family protein — its product is MNRKSFFIGMGMSWVLIAAQAHGGYRDMKKELESYAPPAYLMPHAQPAPHPTVARVNHRAAFETEKKRIEALAAGWEKTLGMPEDTHFYRPALNLPESFRQTAKDEQATAKALASGISLDALEAFTVLRNPGVKSAENQFRAAIEAFGQVSNLDEILRTYSVYTESLSQAVGPMKGNGKDTVKPNFPFPGLLSLKGEVVNQAVSAARQSLEAAARDAVTAARKTYWNLLFNRKAQQITRETLSLLSDLESVAAIRYEAGKTSYQDVIKVRIQKEKLAEELVTLKETQKNLELKVLELLDLRPANRVGAFASTTLPFTIPALFPLYDQALKHRQELCRLRAMVGKTERMIEMAETMILPPYTLNFSLYDDEPGLQVGSSATKPAFSTTLMATRGVGLPMTPWYGSDDAYLRQTRKKLASMRDDLKKAETETITMVRNAWFDLDRAKRERALYRDTVIKLSRSALDASTQGYEAGAVSFADVIGSYTEWLNAGLTLESKQRDLGISWAELARMVGVDIKELSVER